The proteins below are encoded in one region of Sminthopsis crassicaudata isolate SCR6 chromosome 1, ASM4859323v1, whole genome shotgun sequence:
- the AARD gene encoding alanine- and arginine-rich domain-containing protein codes for MSAEAHGEDAASRLWLEDVRRRLRNAFGSSISTPDVPLLQPEPRKQQQEQPQQPWESFRSRATAVREELRRAHVDGAISWLRAELLEMRFQNQQLARTFVDLNLEMQRLKIENELFIASECPTVGKNNVSSE; via the exons ATGAGTGCGGAAGCGCACGGGGAGGACGCGGCGTCCAGATTGTGGCTAGAGGACGTGCGGAGGAGGCTTCGGAATGCTTTCGGTAGTAGCATCTCAACCCCGGACGTCCCATTGCTACAACCGGAGCCTAGGAAGCAGCAACAGGAGCAGCCGCAGCAGCCCTGGGAAAGCTTTAGGAGCCGGGCCACTGCCGTGCGGGAGGAGCTGCGTAGGGCGCACGTAGACGGAGCCATCTCTTGGCTACGAGCAGAACTG TTGGAGATGCGGTTTCAGAACCAGCAACTTGCCAGAACTTTTGTGGATTTAAACTTGGAAATGCAGCGATTGAAGATTGAAAATGAATTGTTCATAGCTTCTGAATGTCCAACAGTTGGAAAGAACAATGTAAGCTCAGAATAA